The genomic interval ACTGGGACTGGCCTAGCCTAGACTGGGACTGGCCTGGCCTAGACTGGACAAGATGGGACTGGCCTGGCTTAGACGAGACTGAACTGACCTAGACTGGACTGGCCTGGCCTAGACTGGGATTAGACTGGGACTGGCCTGGCATGGACTGGACTAGACGGGACTGGCCTCAACTTTGGCGTCAGTACATTCTATTCCAGTCCAATCAAGAGTCCAGAGTCCAAAGTGCAGCTTTACAGTAACCTTGTACGTAAACGTCAACCTATTTGCAACTGTTCTCTCTGATTGTGCGTCCAGAGTAACCACGCATTCGTGCTTATGACAAGTCTGAAGGTATCCGACTCAGGTGTCTACCGATGTGAAGCAAATAATTCGTACCGTCGTGATATTCGCGAGATGAACCTACTTGTTATGGGTAAGACAATCAGCAAGCAATTCATACGCTTCATAAATTGTTCAAATTTGAAATCTAAATTATTAGAACCGCCGACTATTGTGTCGTCCGGTCTGCCCGAAGGCATTGAGATAGGAAGTGATGCAAAAAAATACGTCGGAGATACTATCGCTTTGCATTGCAACTCGTCTGGACATCCGAAACCAACGACCACGTGGACATTAGACGGCAGAACTGTCCAACATGGATCTCTCGATTCCGTGGAGTTACGCGATAGCGCACAAATTCTGACGGTTCTCAACGCCGCGGTTGACCACAGCGGAAACTATACGTGCACGGCAACTAACCCAGCCGGCTCTGTCAGCCGCACATCTAGCATTCACGTGTCGCCATGTCGTCCGTCGTTCGTTGTCGATCAAGTGCCTAAATGCGTCTACACCGTCTTTTTGATTGAAGAGTCGAACGCATTTGAGAACACAAAGGCAGCTTTACCTTCGTTAGCATCACAACTAGATCAATCTCTACTCAAAAATGGAATCGGTGTCAGGAGTGGGAACCACTTTTCCGTCATTGGGTTTGGCACTAAACAGAAAGCCCGAATAATTACCGTCGAATCTCAAATGATTTTCATGAAAAATCGAGTTGTTTCGGCTATTGAGCAACTGCAGAACGATGGACTTCATCCTGATGGATACGACGCTATCTATACCGCGTTAGAGAAGCTTCCTCTAAAGTCTGAAAAAGTAAGAGATTGTCCGATTCATCTGCTGTTTGTTACAACCGAACCTAAATCGTATGTTACAAATATATCAAAAAGGAAACTCCACAGGAAGATTTGCGAGACGCGGCCGGTAATCATTAACGCAGTTATTAACATTCCGCTCGTCGTCAAAAGTAAACATTCTGAGGTGTTTGCACTTGGCATAAACTGGCGTGGATTTCCTTACCTGAGACAAGGTGAACGATACAACAAACTACACACTGTTCAGCGAACAGTTGTTGGTTTGCCCAGCTTTGGTGTCTGCACTGCTTTTAGACAATATGGCATTCTGCCCCTTCAGACTAATGGATCACTGTGGGACATTTACTATTCTTTCTCCTATTCTAAACGAGTTAGTTTGTTCAGTGCAATCGTCAACGAGACGGTGACATCTCTGAAAGGTTTCAAGCATTGCGTTGATTGCCAATGTCAGAGAGACGAATCAGGGAACTTGGTGAAGGTGTGTCAGACAATCAAGGACTCTGAAATATGCAACTGCAGAATGAACAACATTCCCGTATGTTGCAGAATCAAATAACGTTCACGTTTTGTAGCTCGCTGAATACATGTGCATGTCTTTCAGGTACAACAATGTATGGAATCTGTTCGACGTCTTTGCCAAGCAAATACTCCAATGACAGATCCGCCGTTTACACGCAGTCTGATCAAGAGTTGCAAAAACGTTTGATACAACTTCGACGTCAAGAAAATCCATGGATACGAAACCTAGAGAGCATGCAACTTGCATGCTGGATGAACGTGTTAGGATTTAGGTTGGCGTTTTACAACGCACAGAGTAGATCAGACGAGCACAAACTATTTTGTGAGCAAAGATACGACGAGTGTATTCAAACGCTATGACTAGAGCACAGCCCAACAGACAACATTCATTAATAAATTGTGTAAAGCACAACACAGTAAAGTGTCCACTACAGAGTTTTCATGTCTATCGTATTCCTATTAATTTGACAAATCCAGCATCCTCTTATCAGTACCCAGTGTCACTATATTACACATAATCAGAGTTTTACAGCCAGAATATTTCAGCTATAGTGAGGTGTCAACAAAGCAGTTTCACTTTGAAGTACTCATAAAGTTGTGCCACAATAATGTGTTAGTAaaaatgtgtgtttgtgtgtgtgtgtgtgtgtgtgtgtgtgtgtgtgtgtgtgtgtgtgtgtgtgtgtgtgtgtgtgtgtgtgtgttgtgcatgtgtgtgtgtgtgtgtttgtgtgtgtgtgtgagaatTATTTTGGCTTGGACAGACTGAGTCTaagtaggacattcttgtatggtgcaACCGTGTTACATAAataagtgcctcccctactgcacTGCAGCAGCCATTatgcatgtaattttttacaaccaacttccatGAGAGAATGGTGTTagaggcagctgaggttttctctggataaagcatgcagGAGGCACCTAAgctcatgaaattaacagttacatcattggaaaggccattaTGTGCTAAGatacaaggtttacactattaTATATGCGTATgggtggatgttttgtccaaacacgtccccacactggtgcagtatttggtcggcAAACAACACATTGGTGGGACATGAATTATGACCTACcattattttccacactggtgtgtgtgtgtgtgtgtgtgtgtgtgtgtgtgtgtgtgtgtgtgtgtgtgtgtgtgtgtgtgtgtgtgtgtgtgtgtgtgtgtgtgtgtgtgtggtgctatagctgagtgggttagagagtcatccaatagagtgtgtacaCCTGGCTGGAACACActagggttgcaggttcaagtcacagcaattacaagctatggcataatttccttaggcaagaaactcacacacaattgcctctctcgactcaggagtataaataagtacctggtctttgactggggacCTAAACGGCAATAGGCTGTTGATATGACATCACccactggggtccaggtgagacttcgggtgctcactgTAACACACtgcagttggcttcacaagccaATGCTTCTGTGAGTTcctggcctggctccaggaAATTCCTAGTGCAGGCCTAGAGTTctcctgagtagtgcacaggagcCTAGCTGTTAGCTAGATTTTAacgtgtaggtgtgtgtgtgtgtgtgtgtgtgtgtgtgtgtgtgtgtgtgtgtgtgtgtgtgtgtgtgtgtgtgtgtgtgtgtgtgtctgtgtgtctgtggtgtatTGTCTGTCAAACAACAGCAATTACATGTATTGGTGCACCTACAATGATTACTATCAGTCAGACATAAGTACTTCTATCACCCAAGAAACCTACTTGTGGCATGATAGATCTACCTGTTAGAAACATCTGTCGTACGGTACAGTACCCCATAAATCAAGCTCACTTATTGAGCAATAATATTACAGCTACAGTTAGATTAACTCAACTTTATCAAACTCAAGCACAAGTTTTCAATAAATCAAACGCTACCTTGCAGTGTCTGTTCTAAATCCCACCAGCCATACTCATTCCACCATCAACCACCAATACCTAAATACAACACACCAATATACATCGCATAACAAACTAAGTGCACACACAGCACTCACCTGTCCCGTTACATAACTAGCAGCTGCTAGAAACTCAACAGCATGTGCTGTCTCTTCCACTGTGCCAAACCTCCGTATGGGAATAGAATCAATTAACAGTTGTTGAGAATCGGCACTGATCCCTGCTGTCATGTCTGTTTCAATAAATCCTGGAGCTAATACATTAGCCCTCACTCCACGAGAACCGACTTCCTTAGCCAACGATCGAGTGAATCCAATTAGACCGGCTTTAGATGCGCTGTACGCACTCTGGCCCACATTTCCAACTGAACCAACAACAGAGCCGATATTTATAATGGCACCTCGACGCTGTTTCAGCATCAAAGGCAATAAGCCTCGGCACGTCAACATCGAGCCAACAAGATTTGTATTTACATGGTAACGAATGTCATTACTTTTCAAGCGCATGAGCAGAGAATCCTTATTGACACCAGCAGCATTTACCAATACGTCTGCTCTCTTCGCTCGCTCAATTATGAATTGACAAGCAGCAACTACAGATTCTTCTTCAGACACGTCACACTCAACGGAGAGATGCCCCATTTCACCTGTAAAAGTTAAATGTTACACGCAGCACCAGGATTCGATAAATAACTTGATCGATTGACCTTCCGTCTGTTTTGTAAGGTTTTTGACAACTTCTTCGCATGTTTCTCTTTGTCGACTTGCGCAGACGACGGAGTAACCAATTCTAGCCATGTGCTGACACACTGTCCGACCGATACCGCGCGATCCGCCGAAAACGACGCAAACACTTGCAGAACTTCCGCTCATGATACAAAGACACACGTCTGAAAGATCCCGGACGTGAAAAGAATTTACGTATTTTGATTAGAGTGTGGAATTTGACTATGTGAGACTTTTAGCAGTTACACTTGTCTTTTGTGTTATCAATAATTAGTAGGTCGCTTCGCTACTGACAACAGTTGACATTCGACACcggtctattaattaataaattaataattaataagttAAATTATTCTAAGTCGAAATGCTAATCAAGGTACTCATAGTCCGAGGCTgcagtaaatgaagctgtgttctactcgcttcagaaCTACGAacgtatgtgcatgtagttgtgtgtgatgtgtgtgtgtgtgtgtgtgtgtgtgtgtgtgtgtgtgtgtgtgtgtgtgtgtgtgtgtgtgtgtgtgtgtgtgtgtgtgtgtgtgtgtgtgtgtgtgtgtgtgtgtgtgtgtgtgtgtgtgtgtgtgtgtgtgtgtgtgtgtgtgtgtgtgtgtgtgtgtgtgtgtgtgtgtgtgtgtgtgtgtgtgtgtgtgtgtgtgtgtgtgtgtgtgtgtgtgtgtgtgtgtgtgtgtgtgtgtgtgtgtgtgtgtgtgtgtgtgtgtgcgcgcgcgcgcgttgcAAACCAATAGTCTTATTGCAatgtaaaatattttattgagCTTACTGCTTTGTAACCAAAAATTGCAACGCTAACGTAACAACTGAAAATGTAAAACTTGCCTTGATTATATTAGGCTTTCATACCAATACTACAATATAAATCACTGCTACATACACATAATTGTGCTTGATATCTGTAGATGTTTCTGATTCTAGTGTACAACTTTTTTCACTCACATTTAAATgtctaccatttagtggctCCCTGCGACGTATGCCGTCTACTTAGCACTTTCGTACATATCAtgtaacaacgtatcacctagcaatctattgctAGTCGTTGCTATTCTCTGGTACACCATCATTTTTGTGGACTCTACTGCCTGTACCGATCTCACTGGTTtctgccatcagctccagagAAACTTAACTAAAGATCTACAGGCacgtataatttttcaaacaatcgcGGTCATGCCTAACCTCCATATGCTACACCAACAAATCtaagtcaacagctctatcatcgaCAAGACGTCATTGCGCAGCAGCTTCTTCCGAATGAAACATGAAATCCGCAGccaatcgtagttgaaggtgacggcaacaggcgcggatccaggatttttgaaaagagggggttgcaaattttgatagaGCACGCCTACTTCAGTTAACGCATTTGTATTAATTGTTAGAGGTGCAAATGGCCCAGGCTTCTTACAgcttagctaaagtaaatggcaacaaccatggcaacatatctctagcaatgtgtcatgttataaactccctaaatcatcaaaactgtataacagaatctaactgcatcatgcatagactactgctaaataaatgttaagtAAACTACTGTGCAAcaatgtctctttcaaacaaagactgCTTATGAACAATTTCGtggatgattttgtacaaacttcgtctgctggtacctggtctttgtaatgcatggcgatAACTGATAGGTGTGCAAGACGCTCCTCTGCCATGGTAGACCTTTCTTAACtaagtcttcagtctcctcagtagaaaaatgacctctctgcttctgcacttgtgataggcagtgtacatgctatcaatagTAGACGGTGAACATTCGGGTACAACCGAGAGTCACTGCATGGCTCCCAAGGCCAGgagaaggttaattaattgttgggtatggccttcttgcactcttgctctcttttccttgcttcttgcaTTTCCTGGTATTTGCTTTGCCATGCTGACTGCCACCTTCTCACTTTACCTCCTAGAGACTTCGGGAATGGAAGATCGGCTTTCCATTGGGTCAACGTCGGAACGAACCAGAAGGGCAAACACTAGACTCAACAATGCTCGGACATTGTCTTACTCACCATTAGATCGTTCGcgcatctgaagaagcagatagtctaggaggggtatcgcaacggatcgtttgtagtgctcaatcggactccgactactagtaggtgtattgctccggtttcgctgtaagttcgtttttcttggaacagattcaagggatccaatcctgtctgcgagtggcagaatgtcttgataccaAATGTCATAGAGGTTGTATATATATCTTGCCAtgttgccttcattcttttagttacgtactgagtgaaccattccctacgcaacaaagatattctggtcacgagtctggggtttcgctgccagatgtctcacttcgtcaagaatctgcttagttattttaattaaatactgaaaatgagcacaatgcggcttttcaagaccttgtgctttaaCTCCGAGGCCAACAAAAGGGGGGGGGGGTTGCAACCTCCACAACCCCTACCCTAGATCTGCCACTGGGCATCTGCCTATTTAGATATTTTTCTATGCTTTTCAAAGGAAACGAAGAGtctgaccatcttgaattgagacaaataaaaactATTATGTAGGTCTTTGCAAACGGTGGGCGTAGgaaatggcaaaacaaacagctttttccacagcaagctgcctaggtgtctttctatcaaaagAACTACCAGGTACGTCCAGGAGCTCATACGCCTCCTAGTGCTACTAGGAAAGTTTGTTCACACAAAAGTATCTGcatgtccagttctgaaatctagGTGTTGCGAATTTTTTTTTTGGGCCCACTTTCTttagtacccggataaacgtcccgtataAGCTGTTATCTGCACGTGCCATAAGCCCGTCCTTCACGTGCCGGCTCTACGTAATCCGCGCCAAATCCAGTCAAACGTGCGTTTAGTCCCGCCTGTTTCTTTCGCGacatgtttgccaagttttcgAGCTCTTTTCTTACGACATTCAAGGGCAGGTTAGATAGTGAAGCCGTACTtatgcacacgtacatgaGACTCAATCTGCACTCCATCACGTGTctacttctttttcaatgcatctaGGTCCGCTAGACACCTAAACAGGCAAGACTGTACGAGACTGACCTTTCCCAATGTGAGTCCAGAGAAGGGCCAGCTCATCACTGTGCGCAAAGCCACTCACTTTAGCGACCCACACAGTAGCCCAATGATGCCCTGCCTGCAGAAATCTGGCTGGAAGAATCAATGAGCAGGCtggagacaacactcaagCCGGTGCATTCCTATTTGGTGTATTCAATCTTGAAGGAATTAGAGAGTTCCAAGCAATACATGAAGCCAACTCCATTGCCTCCCAGGTATATGTACgtgaattttactaattaaccgTAATTCGCTAAAGCACACTTGAAGCAGTATGCAAGAGTTACTAAAtgcaacattgtacacacacaactacaaacaggtTTTTATTTGACTTGCTACTCAGTACTGATATGCCACAGATTGTTATCAGTGCTCAGTATACACTTAGCTTATTATatatgtggtttgtgtgtgtgtgtgtgtgtgtgtgtgtgtgtgtgtgtgtgtgtgtgtgtgtgtgtgtgtgtgcgcgcgtgcgtgtgtgtgtgtgtgtgtgtgtgtgtgtgtgtgtgtgtgtgtgtgtgtgtgtgtgtgtttatattattatatccaaccggtaatgactataactggttagaATTGAATTCTACAGCATCGTAAACTGGTCAACAAATGTCACAGCTGTTGCACTAGCAGCTTGAATAGTGGCATGATTTTGCTGGACACTACTTTGACATGCCATTCATTGCTCCAACCTTCCAAATATatgcaatcttcttcacatgtcctacacacaatgcaaaatattaagcatagcatttcttcagtaaaatttttcatttaattaatcaattaattaaaagactgtacagtacatgaactggttacttgtacagtgtaatgacatggACCACACTCGCTGAACCATTGATTTTCAAGGGACCAATATATATGGACATTTGTTGCTGTCCAGAACACCACAAAAAAGTATAGCTGCACCATTTTTGCAGCACTGGCTGTTAAAggcaaaacatacatacatgcctgcactggaacatgtacaaaatcccttttttgctaaagttgcactgataaaacagttttacttattctccaataactgataatctagaccaatacaagcTGATACGTATATACCGATCGATACAGGTAGCCAATCCAATATTTCACGATTATCTGTAATAGTgacaacttaattagttaacattgagTCATATTTGTTGTATCGTAGGTCTTGTACCCTgccacaagaaataaacttaTTCCAAAAATTACAGAGGCAAATTGCAGTCCTCTCTTAAGTGAAAGTGTTCCTAGAATGAGATCTCTTCTTTAGCTTCAAATTCATCACGAGGCAACCCTCACATGCCAACCATacctctacacatgcacatcctcTTTCTGTATTATTGGCTGCAACCAAACCATGTATCGTATACATGTAAAGTATATGTAAAGAATGTACAGCATACAGCATACCTCACTTTTTCtacatttatttaatacttaatttttttaaattgagaaattttttgaataatctgaggtgtgttgggtttgatagttaattcaacatgtaaaattatacctaaaatcatatttgtctgtaaatttacagtttgataatgatttctacagcctacattgattgatttatacagtctatttatatatagtcaatatgaTCTTATACAGCCAGTCAATATCGATTGATATATAGTAAGACTATTATTGCTCGATCCTTCGTTTTAGTTCTCGTTTGAATTCCTTGTTAtctacaagcagtgcatgccaAATAATTTCACTGGTTGCATCATGGGGTTTTATCCACAAAAAAAGTCTATGTCCACACTAAAGAACAAGGTCACCAAAATAATCCATGTTTCCACATAGACGTCTTGCTGCTTCTTGACTAACTTGAAATAGAGAATGTCAGTCTTCGAAACAAGGTTAAGCTCAacactattgctaatgtatatatcaatcaatatttactgtacagtatacatcaatcaatattgcctgtatacaataatatcgactatatataaattggcggtacaaatcaatcaatgtaggctgtataaatcattatcaaactgcaaattaacagacaaatgattgaaactaaattttagatgttgaaTTAACTAACTATCAAACCCAGCACACACCAGCACACGTCAAAGTATTctaaaaatttctcaaaattctttaaattaaatattaagcaaatgttgacaaagcaagGTATACATACTAGCATTGCttacacacaaatgtttagAATATCAATCTTGATAATTGAATCCTTGCCcaaaatctatttatttattagaaaCGTACCAAGAATTttttcaactgctgctctaaAACTCAATTGCTATACCTAATTCCTGATTTATGTAGTTAGCAGACCATTCCCATGCCAAACTGCAAGCAGAAGAAGATGCCCCTAACAGCACACACATATTCAACACACGTTGAGGCCAAGAAAGATGCTACCACAATAGAATCAAACAAGAACTACAAATACCGGAATCGTTACTGTTGACATTCTGCACAGTGCGTCGTGTACAAGAAACCCGGGACAGCAAGAATAATATCCAGgcacttggacacacacacaacacacacacacacacacacacacacacacacacagacaaagacagacaaacacagacagacagacagatagacatacatacagacagacagacagacagacacaaacacacacacacacacacacacacacacacacacacacacagacaaacacacacacacacacacacacacacacacacacacccacacacacacacacacacacacacacacaccctcaccTAACGGTTTTCTTAGTGTGACTATCTGCCCGCTAACAGTCAAATTTGATATTCCTTTGTTGTCTGACTGGACTGATAGAGACGTCATCACTTCCTTTACAACTCCAACTGACACAAGAGACGAGTTCTCATTACTGATATTTagccaagcaacacacaagagtGATTCTCACAGAAATTTGGCATCTCCATGTCCTGTGCTTGAACCAAGTTGGTAGAAGCACAAACAGACGGtctgacagcaactgaaacaaaatacaaaatgtagatCTTTACTGTGGAGGGATGGAGGGATTGTACAGGATTAGTGTCTTCTTTCATTCACGaatctgtccatcagtctgcttgtatgtccatctctctgtctgtccattgtttgtccatctctctgtctgtttgtctacttatcggtccattgtctgtctgtctgtctgttcatctgtctgtttgtatgtccatctctctgtctgtcctctctctctcctgtctgtgtattgtttgtccatctttctgtctgtttgtctacttgtctgtccatttgtctgtctgtctgtatgtccatctgtctatctgtctgtccatctttctgtctgtttgtctacttgtctgtccatctttctgtctgtttgtctacttgtctgtccattatctgtctgtctgtaagtctgtccattgtctgtctgtcatctgtctgtatgtatgtatgtccatctctctgtctgtccttctctccatctgtctatctgtccattgtctatccatccattcaaacatctatagataagtgccattttgtctgtccCGTACGTACGTGGAAGTTTTGTCATGCTGTACAGACAGGAAGTAGAGTCGGGACAGGGTGGAGGCTAGTcactttgattctccatctgtctgtctgtctgtctgtctgtctgtccatccatccaaacatcttagattctccatctgtctgtctgtctgtctgtctgtctgtccatttgcttgtctgtctgtccatctgtctgtcaatacatatatttaaaatttcaacactattacgtctgtccatctgtctgtctgtctgtctgtccatctgtctgtctctccatccatccaaacatctttgattctccatctgtctacacGTCTTCCCTTCCATCCAATCAACTTCCCATCATCCGTCTCtttccctctgtctgtctatcaagtCCAACCATTTGCCCACTTGTCTGTACATGCTGCTATCCCCTGAACTCtcccattaattaattaaaacatcgtACCAACTGGCTGTGTCGTTGACATCACCGGCATTGAGCTTGTTCCCAGTGTGATCACATTTCTTGGCTTGAAATGTTTGAAAGGACAGTTGGGCTTGAGGCAGCCACTTGGTTGAATCtcaaagcaacacaacaactcacTCTTCAACGGCTAAACATTCGACattctcacaagaatgtgagAAATAGACGAAAGTGTCACCATTCACAGTGATATGCATATGTCTGAACGGACATGCTGATCGAAAGCACGACCCTTGTAGCCACAACGCACAGACAGTGTTGTTACCGAGTGCAGCTTGACTGTGACAGAAAGGGCATTGGTCACCCTGGAATAGAGACGACAGTCAAGacatacaaaaaataaaaaataatttgcatacaaataatttatataaataaattattattaaataacaaaaattaaaaaaattgtatacaattaatttatataaattaattatatgcaaattatttatttatttatttattaatataaataaatagcatacaattaatttatattaataaattattaatcaataattcacATGATTGGTGACTATATCAACTGTACCTTCAGACATTCAGTATTATAATAGAAGTAACAATCGTCTCCTTTCGTAGCCATTCGATCGCCTCAACCCTGCAACACATATGAAATACATAAACTAatcgacgtcatgcaacttcTGTGTTTCACACCACAAAAaggacacaacagacaaacagagacttgAAAAGAGTTTAGATGAAaagtgcgtgggtgtggcagataggtgtgtgtgtgtgtgtgtgtgtgtgtgtgtgtgtgtgtgtgtgtgtgtgtgtgtgtgtgtgtgtgtgtgtgtgtgtgtgtgtgtgtgtgtggtgtatttaCCATTCATGATACATTTGtcatctgtcaattgtttgtcaacctgtctgtcaattgtttgtctatgtgtctgtccattgtttgtctgtgtctatcaattgtttgtccacctgtctgtccattgcttgcctgtgtctatcaattgtttgttcacctgtctgtccattgcttgcctgtgtctgtcaattgtttgtccacctgtctgtctgtatgtccatctgtctgtcaattgtttgtctgtgtgtctgtccattgtttgtctgtgtgtctgtccactgcttgcctgtgtctgtcaattgtttgtccacctgtctctgtctgtctgtctgtcaattgtttgtctatgtgtctgtccattgtttgtctgtgtctgtcaattgtttgtccatctgtctatccattgtttgtttgcttgtctgtcaaatatatgtccattgtttgtctgtctgtctgtccattgtttgtatgtctg from Corticium candelabrum chromosome 22, ooCorCand1.1, whole genome shotgun sequence carries:
- the LOC134197032 gene encoding 3-oxoacyl-[acyl-carrier-protein] reductase-like isoform X2; the encoded protein is MSGSSASVCVVFGGSRGIGRTVCQHMARIGYSVVCASRQRETCEEVVKNLTKQTEGEMGHLSVECDVSEEESVVAACQFIIERAKRADVLVNAAGVNKDSLLMRLKIGNVGQSAYSASKAGLIGFTRSLAKEVGSRGVRANVLAPGFIETDMTAGISADSQQLLIDSIPIRRFGTVEETAHAVEFLAAASYVTGQVLVVDGGMSMAGGI
- the LOC134197032 gene encoding 3-oxoacyl-[acyl-carrier-protein] reductase-like isoform X1 — encoded protein: MSGSSASVCVVFGGSRGIGRTVCQHMARIGYSVVCASRQRETCEEVVKNLTKQTEGEMGHLSVECDVSEEESVVAACQFIIERAKRADVLVNAAGVNKDSLLMRLKSNDIRYHVNTNLVGSMLTCRGLLPLMLKQRRGAIINIGSVVGSVGNVGQSAYSASKAGLIGFTRSLAKEVGSRGVRANVLAPGFIETDMTAGISADSQQLLIDSIPIRRFGTVEETAHAVEFLAAASYVTGQVLVVDGGMSMAGGI
- the LOC134197372 gene encoding zinc finger CCCH domain-containing protein 11A-like; translated protein: MATKGDDCYFYYNTECLKGDQCPFCHSQAALGNNTVCALWLQGSCFRSACPFRHMHITPLKSELLCCFEIQPSGCLKPNCPFKHFKPRNVITLGTSSMPVMSTTQPVVAVRPSVCASTNLVQAQDMEMPNFFGVVKEVMTSLSVQSDNKGISNLTVSGQIVTLRKPLGHVKKIAYIWKVGAMNGMSK